One genomic window of Salvelinus sp. IW2-2015 unplaced genomic scaffold, ASM291031v2 Un_scaffold1295, whole genome shotgun sequence includes the following:
- the LOC112070330 gene encoding 7SK snRNA methylphosphate capping enzyme, with protein MIEMSVDKETVPTRSMKVDPVPPQKLSECTGSCNNAPKVLEVTLANSDSTDGAATCPMPDSGAQTKQSSTTDPHDQTKCVEQEAMLTEQHVNPKNGFQQPKQPQQKLSKRRSTMIAGFKHPAGKRRRRVNSESDSVLPTNFLLGGNIFDPLNLNSLQDEEVNRALNAETPKSSPLPAKNRDPVEILIPRDITDPLNLNSRMGGRSLLVSPFKSGGRRRHRNRHHGGGGGGSTVSVLDLSDSERSGEVTNTTSSLSNLASASAASTSVLEAPSVPAVLDPQDANGNEINPSNCRHEAMLTVSAPQAKPRAQEDSSAATAGGPNHLSSRQRKRRRNSGKTEPPMVQSTLMARSGTEERGRGAGPGRNAQSSFHTPVGGPRGSSQVPGGRQPHLHNQHKQQHQGNKKFQYGNYNKYYGYRNPGCAEDPRFRCLRPEWFHGKAVLDLGCNTGHLTLCIAKKLQPARILGLDIDGGLVHAARQNIRHYLSELQAQEARRAAGDEKEKTNGPGEEREKANRREDESHSGGLTHKQNERQPSRAENGNAEKQVPAEAAGGVVLSRHAERRAQERGAEEMEDSGAPAVELGTSSFPVSLRISRGPIAAPPLPDTPTMPPGNFPSNVSFVKGNYVLESDALLLTQRPEYDVILCFSVTKWVHLNWGDDGLKRLFHRVFRHLRPGGLFVLEPQPWITYGKRKKLTDSIFKNYHSIRLKPEHFSTYLTSEVGFSSYELIGTPNSSSRGFQRPIYLFHKGT; from the exons ATGATAGAGATGTCTGTTGATAAAGAGACTGTTCCAACCAGAAGTATGAAAGTGGACCCAGTGCCACCCCAGAAACTCTCAGAATGCACTGGAAGCTGCAACAATGCCCCCAAAGTGCTAGAGGTCACCCTGGCCAACTCAGACAGCACTGATGGTGCTGCTACCTGCCCCATGCCAGACAGTGGTGCCCAAACCAAGCAAAGCAGCACGACTGACCCCCACGATCAGACAAAGTGTGTTGAGCAGGAGGCCATGTTGACTGAGCAGCATGTTAACCCTAAAAATGGCTTTCAGCAACCCAAACAACCGCAGCAGAAACTCTCAAAGCGTCGCAGCACAATGATTGCAGGGTTCAAGCATCCAGCAGGTAAGCGACGACGACGGGTAAACTCAGAGAGCGACTCGGTTCTGCCCACCAACTTCCTGCTGGGAGGAAACATATTTGACCCGCTGAACCTCAACAGCCTGCAGGACGAGGAGGTGAACAGGGCCCTGAACGCTGAGACGCCCAAGTCCTCCCCTCTTCCTGCCAAGAACCGCGACCCTGTGGAGATACTCATTCCCAGGGACATCACTGACCCTCTCAACCTCAACAGCAGGATGGGAGGTAGGAGCCTCCTGGTGTCGCCCTTCAAGAGTGGCGGCAGGAGGAGACACCGTAACAGacaccatggaggaggaggtgggggttcCACAGTCTCCGTGTTGGACCTGTCAGATTCAGAGAGAAGTGGTGAAGTGACCAACACCACTTCTTCTCTGTCTAACCTGGCATCTGCTAGTGCTGCGTCTACCTCTGTTCTAGAAGCACCCAGTGTCCCAGCTGTCCTGGACCCCCAGGATGCTAATGGTAATGAGATCAACCCATCCAACTGCAGGCATGAAGCCATGCTCACTGTATCGGCCCCCCAGGCTAAGCCTCGAGCCCAGGAAGACTCCTCAGCAGCCACGGCCGGAGGCCCAAACCATCTCTCTAGCCGGCAACGCAAACGCAGACGCAACTCTGGTAAAACAGAGCCTCCTATGGTCCAATCTACTCTTATGGCCAGGTCGGGGACGGAGGAGAGGGGCCGTGGAGCTGGGCCCGGGAGAAACGCACAGTCCTCCTTCCACACCCCAGTGGGAGGTCCCAGGGGGTCCTCCCAGGTACCAGGGGGTCGGCAACCGCATCTTCACAACCAGCACAAACAACAGCACCAAGGCAACAAGAAGTTCCAGTATGGGAACTACAATAAGTACTACGGCTACCGCAACCCAGGCTGTGCCGAGGACCCACGCTTCCGTTGTCTACGTCCGGAGTGGTTCCATGGTAAAGCAGTACTGGACCTGGGCTGCAACACGGGCCACCTGACTCTGTGTATTGCTAAGAAGTTGCAGCCCGCCCGCATATTGGGGTTGGACATTGATGGGGGTCTGGTGCACGCGGCCCGCCAGAACATCAGACACTACCTGTCAGAGCTGCAGGCCCAGGAGGCCCGGCGAGCCGCAGgggatgagaaggagaagaccaatggaccaggagaggaaagggagaaggcCAACAGACGGGAAGACGAGTCACACTCAGGAGGACTAACgcacaaacagaatgaaagaCAGCCCAGTAGGGCAGAAAATGGAAACGCTGAAAAGCAGGTCCCTGCAGAGGCAGCGGGTGGCGTGGTGTTGTCACGTCACGCAGAGAGAAGAGCTCAGGAGAGGGGGGCTGAGGAGATGGAGGACTCTGGCGCACCTGCTGTTGAACTGGGAACCAGCTCCTTCCCTGTCTCCTTACGGATCTCCAGGGGGCCCATAGCAGCACCCCCACTCCCTGACACACCCACCATGCCTCCTGGTAACTTCCCCTCCAATGTCTCCTTTGTCAAG GGGAATTATGTCCTGGAGAGTGATGCTCTGCTGCTGACCCAGCGGCCAGAGTACGACGTCATCCTGTGCTTCAGCGTTACCAAGTGGGTCCACCTGAACTGGGGAGACGATGGCCTGAAGCGCCTCTTTCACAGAGTGTTCAGACACCTGCGTCCTGGAGGCCTGTTCGTCCTGGAGCCACAGCCCTGGATCACCTACGGCAAGAGGAAGAAACTCACg GATAGCATCTTTAAGAATTACCACAGCATCCGCCTCAAACCAGAGCACTTCTCCACATACCTGACATCTGAGGTGGGATTCTCCAGCTACGAGTTGATCGGGACGCCTAACAGTTCATCAAGAG GTTTTCAGAGGCCAATCTACTTGTTTCATAAAGGAACATAA